The Salvelinus alpinus chromosome 21, SLU_Salpinus.1, whole genome shotgun sequence genome has a segment encoding these proteins:
- the LOC139548515 gene encoding extracellular calcium-sensing receptor-like, whose translation MKVSQNGTFAKTIKRYDETGSHEARHNTAALLKAGMALRTDMVLRLLVVVMRGMAAPATICSLLGQPALPLLSAEGDINIGAVFPLHRNAVLKVHSFTSRPEKTPCISFDPREFQFAQTLIFALEEINNSSDLLPGLSLGYQVYDSCSYAPLAIHSALALMNSPGPEDSLGNPSSCSRSPAVLGIVGESSSTSTIGISSLVGPFSIPVISHFATCACLSNKKKFPSFFRTIPSDFYQSRALAKLVKHFGWNWVGVVNSNNDYGNNGMATFLEAAWHDGVCVEYQESIHRTDPREKILEVVRVIRRATARVVVLFLTLGDLIPLLNELALEGDPGLQWVGSEAWITARVLTENKAYGFLRGAVGFAIRNARLDGLEGFLDKVHPSQAPDNTLLREFWETVFQCSFEGGSSTLCTGTESLAKLKNQYTDMSELRISNKVYTAVYAIAHALHNLLTDLKNDTDSGNRPVYTSQQQVLQYLKEVRFRVKTGEEIWFDANGDVVACYDLVNWQQEEDGTLQFHAVGLYDSSMPPEQRITFNKGKLVWAGGQAEAPAAVCTESCPTGTRKAVQKGKPVCCYDCVPCAEGEISNITDSNGCYRCDLEYWSNEKRDRCVLKPVEFLSYEEMMGIVLVFFSLLGSGVTSLVAVVFSIHKDTPIVRANNSELSFLLLFSLTLCFLCSLTFIGRPSEWSCMLRHTAFGITFVLCISCVLGKTIVVLMAFRATLPASNVMKWFGPPQQRLSVLAFTLIQVLICVLWLTVSPPFPYKNMKTYKEKIILECDVGSAIGFWAVLGYIGLLALLCFVLAFLARKLPDNFNEAKFITFSMLIFCAVWITFIPAYVSSPGKFTVAVEIFAILASSFGLLFCIFAPKCFIILLRPEQNTKKHMIGKTSNDKQY comes from the exons atgaaggtcagtcagaaCGGAAcatttgcaaaaaccatcaagcgctatgatgaaactggctctcatgaggcccGCCACA ACACAGCTGCCCTGCTGAAGGCTGGCATGGCACTGAGAACAGACATGGTTCTCCGgctgctggtggtggtgatgaggggTATGGCTGCTCCAGCCACAATCTGCTCTCTGCTGGGCCAACCCGCTCTGCCTCTCCTGTCTGCCGAGGGGGACATCAACATTGGGGCAGTGTTCCCTCTACATAGGAATGCTGTCTTAAAGGTCCATTCATTCACCTCCAGACCAGAGAAAACACCCTGTATCAG TTTCGACCCACGTGAGTTCCAGTTTGCACAGACCCTGATCTTTGCCCTGGAGGAGATCAACAACAGCAGTGATCTTCTCCCAGGACTGTCTCTGGGTTACCAGGTCTATGACTCCTGTAGCTATGCCCCCCTGGCCATCCACTCAGCCCTGGCCCTGATGAACAGCCCTGGGCCTGAGGACAGCCTGGGAAACCCCTCCTCCTGCTCCAGATCTCCCGCCGTGTTGGGCATTGTAGGGGAGTCAAGCTCCACATCCACCATCGGAATATCATCCCTGGTCGGACCATTCAGCATCCCTGTG ATCAGCCACTTTGCCACCTGTGCTTGTCTGAGTAACAAAAAAAAGTTCCCCTCCTTCTTCAGAACCATCCCCAGTGACTTCTACCAGAGCAGAGCCCTGGCAAAGCTGGTCAAACACTTTGGATGGAACTGGGTGGGAGTGGTGAACAGCAACAATGACTATGGAAACAACGGCATGGCCACATTCCTGGAGGCAGCGTGGCATGATGGGGTCTGTGTAGAGTACCAAGAGTCCATCCACCGCACAGACCCCCGAGAGAAGATCCTGGAAGTTGTCAGGGTGATCCGGAGGGCCACAGCCAGGGTGGTGGTACTGTTCTTGACCTTGGGGGACCTCATCCCCCTGCTGAATGAGTTGGCTCTGGAGGGAGACCCAGGGCTGCAGTGGGTGGGCAGCGAGGCCTGGATCACAGCCAGAGTGCTGACGGAGAACAAGGCCTACGGCTTCCTGAGGGGGGCGGTGGGCTTTGCCATCAGGAATGCCAGGCTGGATGGTCTGGAGGGGTTCCTAGACAAGGTGCACCCCTCTCAGGCGCCAGACAACACCCTGCTCAGGGAGTTCTGGGAGACTGTGTTCCAGTGCTCCTTCGAGGGGGGCAGCAGCACGCTGTGCACAGGAACAGAGAGCTTAGCAAAGCTGAAGAACCAATACACGGACATGTCAGAGCTGAGAATATCCAATAAAGTGTACACAGCTGTATATGCCATTGCACACGCTCTACACAACCTACTGACAGACTTAAAGAATGACACAGACAGCGGCAACAGACCAGTCTACACATCACAGCAG CAGGTGCTACAGTACCTGAAGGAGGTGAGGTTTAGAGtaaagacaggagaggagatatgGTTCGATGCTAATGGAGATGTGGTGGCGTGCTACGACCTAGTGAACTGGCAGCAGGAGGAGGATGGGACCCTGCAGTTCCATGCTGTGGGGCTGTATGATTCCTCGATGCCCCCTGAACAGCGCATTACCTTCAACAAGGGAAAACTGGTCTGGGCAGGGGGCCAGGCAGAG GCACCTGCAGCAGTGTGCACTGAGAGCTGTCCCACAGGCACTCGTAAGGCTGTACAGAAAGGAAAACCTGTATGCTGTTATGACTGTGTACCATGTGCGGAGGGAGAGATCAGTAATATCACAG ATTCTAACGGCTGCTATCGATGTGACTTGGAGTATTGGTCAAATGAAAAAAGGGACCGCTGTGTGTTGAAACCAGTTGAATTCCTCTCCTATGAAGAAATGATGGGCATAGTTCTGGTGTTTTTCTCCTTACTGGGGTCTGGTGTTACTAGTCTGGTAGCTGTTGTGTTTTCAATTCATAAGGACACCCCCATCGTCAGGGCCAACAACTCTGAGCTGAGCTTCCTGCTGCTCTTCTCCTTGACTCTGTGTTTTCTGTGTTCTCTTACTTTCATTGGCCGGCCCTCTGAGTGGTCCTGTATGCTGCGTCACACAGCGTTTGGCATCACCTTCGTCCTCTGCATCTCTTGTGTTCTGGGGAAAACAATAGTGGTGTTGATGGCCTTCAGGGCTACACTTCCAGCCAGTAATGTCATGAAATGGTTTGGTCCTCCACAGCAGAGACTCAGTGTTCTGGCTTTCACTCTCATACAGGTTCTGATCTGTGTTCTTTGGTTAACAgtctcccctcctttcccctaCAAGAACATGAAGACCTATAAGGAAAAGATCATTCTAGAGTGTGATGTGGGTTCAGCTATTGGTTTCTGGGCTGTGTTGGGGTATATAGGACTCCTGGCTCTCTTGTGCTTTGTGCTGGCTTTTCTGGCTCGAAAGCTGCCTGATAACTTCAATGAGGCCAAATTCATCACCTTCAGCATGCTCATATTCTGTGCAGTCTGGATCACCTTTATCCCAGCTTATGTCAGCTCTCCTGGGAAGTTCACTGTAGCTGTGGAGATCTTTGCTATTCTGGCCTCCAGTTTTGGTTTACTTTTCTGCATATTTGCTCCTAAATGTTTCATTATATTGCTGAGGCCAGAGCAAAACACCAAGAAACATATGATAGGGAAGACATCCAATGACAAACAATATTAA